From one Lysobacterales bacterium genomic stretch:
- a CDS encoding primosomal protein N' yields MESPSQSRANAGGDPGGTPATLSVALPLPLPQTFDYAWPTGPHAAPRPGCRVRVEFGRGQAVGVVVAVGAGDSQRALKPVDAVIDDEPLFDAELWRTLQWAAAYYHHPLGEVLAAALPALLRAGAPVPALDLPGLALTPPGADALAGDRLRPGPGRTLLARLRDGPLSLARVREELGTPARAAAQRLLRKGWLQACRVAFSEGRGPVVEAPPSSSAQAQVLAALADAEGARAHLLEGVTGSGKTEIYLGLAAQALAQGRQVLILVPEIGLTPLALRRFRERLPGPVQALHSGLSDRERAQTWALARSGAPCVVLGTRSAVFTPLPRAGLIVVDEEHDGSYKQADGFRYHARDLALVRGKALGVPVLLGSATPSLETLALAADGRIGHLHLPARAGGARPPAIELVDLRAAHASDGLSNRALAAIGQTLERGEQVLVFRNRRGWSPVLACAACTWKADCPGCDRPMTLHRGQGLLACHHCGRRQRLPARCPSCGSTALDPRGVGTERLAAALAERWPGHRVLRIDRDSTAGVGRLDRLLDEVERGGPAILVGTQLLAKGHDWPMLTQVVVVDGDGGLYSADFRAPERMAQLLTQVAGRAGRGERPGRVLVQTRLPGHPFWRDWLGGGYATVAQAQLRERRDCRLPPFRFQALLAAEATAPAALADFFDAVRALPDPAGTEVERIGPLPAPMPRRAGHHRMQLILEADRRAPLHALLDAWMGRIGSLRPARRVRWSLDVDPQDAG; encoded by the coding sequence TTGGAATCGCCGTCACAAAGTCGAGCTAATGCCGGGGGCGATCCGGGCGGCACACCCGCGACGCTGAGCGTCGCCCTGCCGCTGCCCTTGCCGCAGACCTTCGACTACGCCTGGCCGACCGGCCCGCACGCGGCGCCGCGCCCGGGCTGCCGGGTTCGCGTCGAGTTCGGGCGGGGCCAGGCGGTCGGCGTGGTGGTCGCGGTCGGCGCTGGCGACTCGCAGCGCGCGCTGAAGCCGGTCGACGCCGTCATCGACGACGAGCCGCTGTTCGATGCCGAGCTGTGGCGCACCCTGCAGTGGGCCGCCGCCTACTACCACCACCCGCTGGGGGAGGTCCTGGCCGCAGCCTTGCCGGCCCTGCTGCGTGCTGGCGCGCCGGTGCCCGCCCTCGACCTGCCCGGCCTGGCGCTCACCCCGCCTGGCGCAGACGCCCTGGCCGGGGACCGGCTGCGGCCGGGGCCGGGGCGCACCCTGCTGGCGCGCCTGCGGGACGGTCCGCTGAGCCTGGCGCGGGTGCGCGAGGAGCTGGGCACACCGGCGCGTGCAGCCGCCCAGCGCCTGCTCCGCAAGGGCTGGCTGCAAGCCTGCCGAGTGGCGTTTTCCGAGGGCCGCGGACCGGTCGTGGAGGCGCCACCCAGTTCGTCCGCGCAAGCGCAGGTGCTGGCGGCGCTGGCCGATGCCGAAGGCGCACGCGCCCACCTGCTGGAGGGCGTCACCGGCAGCGGCAAGACCGAGATCTACCTGGGCCTGGCCGCCCAGGCGCTGGCGCAGGGCCGGCAGGTGCTGATCCTGGTGCCGGAGATCGGCCTGACGCCGCTCGCGCTGCGCCGCTTCCGCGAACGTCTTCCCGGCCCGGTCCAGGCCCTGCACTCGGGCCTTTCCGACCGGGAGCGGGCGCAGACCTGGGCCCTGGCCCGCAGCGGCGCGCCCTGCGTGGTGCTGGGCACCCGCTCGGCGGTGTTCACGCCACTGCCGCGCGCAGGGCTGATCGTCGTCGACGAGGAGCACGACGGTTCCTACAAGCAGGCCGATGGCTTCCGCTACCACGCCCGCGACCTGGCACTGGTGCGCGGCAAGGCGCTGGGCGTGCCGGTGCTGCTGGGCTCGGCGACCCCGTCGCTGGAGACGCTGGCCCTGGCTGCCGACGGCAGGATCGGCCACCTGCACCTGCCCGCCCGCGCCGGCGGCGCCCGGCCGCCGGCCATCGAGCTGGTCGACCTGCGCGCCGCCCATGCCTCCGATGGCCTGTCGAACCGGGCGCTGGCCGCGATCGGCCAGACGCTGGAGCGCGGCGAGCAGGTGCTGGTGTTCCGGAACCGGCGCGGCTGGTCGCCGGTGCTGGCCTGCGCCGCCTGTACCTGGAAGGCCGACTGTCCCGGCTGCGACCGTCCAATGACCCTGCATCGTGGCCAGGGCCTGCTCGCCTGCCACCACTGCGGCCGCCGGCAACGGCTGCCGGCACGGTGCCCGTCCTGCGGCAGCACCGCGCTGGACCCGCGCGGCGTCGGCACCGAACGGCTGGCTGCGGCGCTGGCGGAGCGCTGGCCAGGCCATCGGGTACTGCGCATCGATCGCGACAGCACTGCCGGCGTCGGGCGCCTGGACCGCCTGCTCGACGAAGTCGAGCGCGGCGGGCCGGCGATCCTGGTAGGCACCCAGTTGCTGGCCAAGGGCCATGACTGGCCGATGCTCACGCAAGTGGTGGTGGTCGATGGCGACGGGGGTCTGTACAGCGCCGACTTTCGGGCACCCGAGCGGATGGCGCAATTGCTGACCCAGGTCGCCGGCCGCGCCGGGCGCGGCGAGCGGCCCGGCCGGGTTCTGGTGCAGACCCGGCTGCCCGGACATCCGTTCTGGCGGGACTGGCTGGGCGGCGGCTATGCCACGGTGGCGCAGGCGCAGCTGCGCGAGCGCCGCGACTGCCGCCTGCCGCCGTTCCGGTTCCAGGCGCTGCTCGCGGCAGAGGCGACCGCACCGGCCGCGCTCGCGGACTTCTTCGATGCCGTGCGCGCGCTGCCTGACCCGGCCGGCACCGAGGTCGAGCGCATCGGCCCGCTGCCCGCGCCGATGCCGCGACGCGCCGGCCACCATCGCATGCAGCTGATCCTGGAAGCCGACCGCCGGGCGCCGCTGCACGCGCTGCTGGATGCCTGGATGGGGCGCATCGGTTCGCTGCGCCCGGCCCGGCGCGTGCGCTGGTCGCTCGATGTCGATCCGCAGGACGCCGGCTGA
- the rpoH gene encoding RNA polymerase sigma factor RpoH: protein MKDTALNTALVPRNLPIPSAVGSLDGYIHAVNQVPMLSVEAEQALAQRFREHEDLEAARELVLSHLRFVVHVARGYLGYGLPMGDLIQEGNIGLMKAVKRFDPEVGVRLVSFAVHWIKAEIHEFILKNWRIVKVATTKAQRKLFFNLRRSKKRLGWLSADEVATVARELNVAPADVVEMESRLNGRDIGFDAPTDGDDDDAPPAPVAYLVDQGRSPEQVVVEADQDDRDLDALHEGLARLDARSKDIVVRRWLHEPKATLQELADEYGVSAERVRQIEAAAMKKMRALFEA, encoded by the coding sequence ATGAAGGACACCGCATTGAACACTGCCCTGGTCCCGCGCAACCTGCCGATCCCCAGCGCCGTCGGCAGCCTGGACGGCTACATCCACGCCGTGAACCAGGTTCCGATGCTCAGCGTCGAAGCCGAGCAGGCCCTGGCCCAGCGCTTCCGGGAACACGAGGACCTCGAGGCGGCCCGCGAGCTGGTGCTCTCGCACCTGCGCTTCGTGGTGCACGTCGCGCGCGGCTACCTGGGTTATGGCCTGCCGATGGGCGACCTGATCCAGGAGGGCAACATCGGCCTGATGAAGGCGGTGAAGCGCTTCGATCCCGAGGTCGGCGTGCGCCTGGTGTCGTTCGCCGTGCACTGGATCAAGGCCGAGATCCACGAATTCATCCTGAAGAACTGGCGGATCGTCAAGGTCGCCACCACCAAGGCGCAGCGCAAGCTGTTCTTCAACCTGCGCCGCTCCAAGAAGCGCCTGGGCTGGCTGAGTGCCGACGAGGTCGCCACCGTTGCCCGCGAGCTCAATGTCGCGCCCGCCGACGTGGTCGAGATGGAGTCCCGCCTCAACGGCCGCGACATCGGCTTCGACGCGCCCACCGACGGCGACGACGACGACGCGCCGCCGGCACCGGTCGCCTACCTGGTCGACCAGGGACGCAGTCCGGAGCAGGTGGTCGTCGAGGCCGACCAGGACGACCGCGACCTCGACGCCCTGCACGAGGGTCTGGCGCGCCTGGATGCCCGCAGCAAGGACATCGTGGTTCGGCGCTGGTTGCACGAGCCCAAGGCGACGCTGCAGGAGCTGGCCGACGAGTACGGCGTCTCCGCCGAACGCGTGCGCCAGATCGAGGCGGCCGCCATGAAGAAGATGCGGGCGCTGTTCGAGGCTTGA
- a CDS encoding TIGR00730 family Rossman fold protein, translated as MRSVCIYCGSSAGDRPAYAGLAQSVGRALAARGLTLVYGGGRVGLMGLLADAALAAGGEVVGVIPQRLVDAEVAHLGLARLEVVDSMHARKARMAELADAFIALPGGFGTLDELFEILTWAQLGLHGKPCGLLDVDGYYAPLVTWADQAVARGFVRPVHRRLLMVGTELDALLDELAAHRPEPVSKWVDLAREA; from the coding sequence ATGCGAAGCGTGTGCATCTATTGCGGCTCCAGCGCCGGCGACCGCCCGGCCTATGCCGGGCTGGCGCAGTCCGTGGGCCGCGCCCTTGCCGCCCGGGGCCTGACCCTGGTCTACGGCGGTGGACGGGTCGGCCTGATGGGGCTGCTTGCCGACGCCGCACTGGCGGCCGGCGGCGAGGTGGTCGGCGTGATCCCGCAGCGCCTGGTCGATGCCGAGGTCGCCCACCTGGGCCTGGCGCGGCTGGAGGTGGTCGATTCCATGCATGCCCGCAAGGCACGCATGGCCGAGCTGGCCGATGCCTTCATCGCGCTGCCCGGCGGCTTCGGCACGCTCGACGAACTGTTCGAGATCCTGACCTGGGCGCAGCTCGGGCTGCACGGCAAGCCCTGCGGGCTGCTCGATGTCGACGGCTACTACGCGCCATTGGTGACCTGGGCCGACCAGGCGGTCGCGCGTGGCTTCGTGCGACCGGTGCACCGGCGCCTGCTGATGGTCGGCACCGAGCTCGATGCCCTGCTTGACGAGCTGGCGGCGCACCGGCCGGAACCGGTCAGCAAATGGGTGGATCTGGCCAGGGAAGCCTGA